Proteins from one Ketobacter alkanivorans genomic window:
- a CDS encoding F0F1 ATP synthase subunit delta, protein MAELITVARPYAKAAFQFADENGALAEWSDMLAFAAAVSADEAVSGYLHNPKITSAQKAEAFGALCKDKLNEQGQNFVSLLAQNKRLAALPEIAALYETLKSQKEQSVDVEITSAFALSDEQASKLAASLKQKLGREVNVTTAEDKSLVGGVIIRAGDLVIDGSVRGKLAKLAEKLNS, encoded by the coding sequence ATGGCAGAACTAATCACAGTTGCCCGGCCTTACGCGAAAGCGGCTTTTCAGTTCGCCGACGAAAACGGCGCACTTGCTGAATGGTCCGATATGCTAGCCTTTGCAGCGGCTGTTTCAGCAGACGAGGCAGTGTCCGGTTACTTGCACAACCCCAAGATCACTTCTGCACAAAAAGCAGAAGCCTTTGGTGCACTGTGCAAGGATAAGCTGAATGAACAGGGTCAAAACTTCGTGTCCTTGCTGGCGCAGAACAAACGATTAGCGGCATTGCCGGAAATCGCTGCGCTGTATGAAACACTGAAGTCACAGAAAGAACAAAGCGTCGATGTAGAAATTACATCCGCATTCGCTTTGTCCGACGAGCAGGCAAGCAAACTTGCCGCTTCCCTGAAGCAGAAACTGGGCCGCGAAGTCAACGTCACTACCGCAGAGGATAAATCTCTGGTGGGTGGCGTCATCATCAGAGCCGGCGATTTAGTGATTGACGGTTCTGTGCGCGGTAAGCTCGCTAAACTGGCCGAAAAATTGAATTCTTGA
- the glmS gene encoding glutamine--fructose-6-phosphate transaminase (isomerizing), with protein sequence MCGIVGVISTRDVTPILLEGLRRLEYRGYDSAGIARFNPGSDIERIRRVGKVKELEAAVAESQGAGTIGIAHTRWATHGVPSESNAHPHMSSDNIVVVHNGIIENHEELRASLQKDGYVFTSETDTEVVAHLVHQNLKTSATLLEAVKKTTRKLRGAYALGVICKEQPELLIAAREGSPLVLGVGLGENFIASDQLALLPVTTRFIFLEEGDIAEVRKDSFVIENREGNTVERTVKQFTGSDSTADKGEYRHYMLKEIFEQPTAVRNTLDGRVTPEGIDPALFGTDAEKLFPNIESVQIIACGTSYHAGLVAKYWLEGLAGVQCNVEVASEFRYRRTVVRPNTLFVTISQSGETADTLAALRDAKGYLSSLAICNVATSSLVRESAMSFLTKAGPEIGVASTKAFTTQLVALYLMTIAIGKFHDIDAKEERRLLEGLQQLPDVIQSALRLNKPIEVMAEKFAEKHHALFLGRGVQYPIALEGALKLKEISYIHAEAYPAGELKHGPLALVDADMPVVTVAPSDTLLEKLKSNLQEVRARGGELFVFQDSDAAMEPQDDVHVLDVPKVAAELAPIVYTIPLQLLSYHVAIIKGTDVDQPRNLAKSVTVE encoded by the coding sequence ATGTGTGGAATTGTAGGTGTCATTTCAACTCGTGATGTAACGCCCATACTGCTGGAGGGTCTGCGTCGCTTAGAATATCGGGGTTATGATTCCGCCGGTATCGCCAGATTTAATCCAGGATCTGACATTGAACGGATTCGGCGTGTTGGCAAAGTGAAGGAACTTGAAGCCGCCGTTGCAGAGAGTCAGGGTGCAGGTACCATAGGTATCGCTCATACTCGCTGGGCCACCCACGGGGTGCCATCAGAAAGTAATGCGCATCCACACATGTCTTCCGATAACATCGTTGTGGTTCACAACGGCATCATAGAAAATCACGAAGAACTACGTGCATCCCTACAGAAAGACGGTTACGTATTCACCTCGGAAACCGATACCGAAGTAGTTGCGCATTTGGTACATCAAAATCTGAAAACCAGTGCGACATTATTGGAAGCAGTAAAAAAAACCACCCGTAAATTACGTGGCGCTTATGCTCTGGGTGTTATCTGCAAAGAACAACCGGAACTGCTGATTGCCGCCCGCGAAGGCAGCCCGTTGGTGTTGGGTGTGGGTTTGGGGGAGAACTTCATCGCTTCAGACCAGTTAGCGCTGCTGCCCGTTACCACCCGGTTTATCTTTTTAGAAGAAGGCGATATCGCCGAAGTCAGAAAAGATAGCTTCGTTATTGAGAATCGTGAAGGCAATACGGTAGAACGCACGGTAAAACAATTCACCGGCTCTGATAGCACAGCGGACAAAGGTGAATACCGGCACTACATGCTGAAGGAAATATTCGAGCAGCCTACCGCTGTACGCAATACGCTGGACGGACGGGTGACTCCAGAAGGAATCGATCCGGCACTGTTTGGCACTGATGCGGAAAAACTGTTTCCGAACATTGAAAGTGTTCAGATTATTGCATGTGGGACTTCGTATCATGCAGGGCTGGTTGCAAAATATTGGCTTGAGGGTCTGGCCGGAGTTCAGTGTAATGTAGAAGTGGCCAGCGAGTTCCGTTACCGCAGAACGGTAGTGCGCCCCAATACTTTGTTTGTGACTATTTCTCAGTCCGGTGAAACGGCAGACACGTTAGCCGCGCTGCGTGATGCCAAGGGATACTTATCAAGCCTTGCCATTTGTAATGTTGCAACCAGCTCATTGGTACGGGAATCGGCCATGTCGTTCCTCACCAAAGCTGGCCCGGAAATCGGTGTGGCTTCAACGAAGGCTTTTACCACACAGCTGGTTGCCTTGTATTTGATGACCATCGCCATTGGCAAGTTTCACGACATAGATGCGAAAGAAGAACGTCGCCTGCTGGAAGGGCTTCAGCAGCTACCGGATGTCATTCAGTCAGCACTACGTTTGAACAAGCCTATTGAAGTGATGGCTGAGAAATTTGCAGAGAAGCACCACGCTTTATTCCTCGGCCGTGGTGTGCAGTATCCGATCGCGCTGGAAGGTGCGTTAAAGCTAAAAGAAATATCCTATATCCACGCCGAGGCTTATCCTGCCGGAGAGCTGAAGCACGGCCCGCTGGCATTGGTGGATGCTGATATGCCGGTGGTAACCGTGGCACCATCGGACACCTTACTGGAAAAGTTAAAGTCTAATCTACAGGAAGTGCGTGCCCGAGGCGGTGAGCTGTTCGTATTTCAGGATTCAGATGCAGCGATGGAGCCTCAGGACGATGTTCACGTGTTGGATGTCCCTAAGGTGGCAGCAGAACTCGCTCCTATTGTGTACACCATACCGCTGCAGCTTTTGAGTTACCACGTGGCAATCATTAAAGGCACCGATGTGGATCAGCCGCGCAATTTAGCCAAAAGCGTAACGGTAGAATAA
- a CDS encoding ATP synthase subunit I produces the protein MTKPSTLNKGYIAVYVVGSQALVSTLIPVLVLFAVSKEAALAALAGGWTAVLANLYFAIQAFRFSGARASQEMVQAFYRGEAGKFVIVMLLFIAAFKLLPGVRESAAYLFSAFFIVYGIAWVAPLLLRKT, from the coding sequence GTGACAAAGCCAAGCACGTTAAACAAAGGGTATATCGCTGTTTACGTGGTGGGTTCGCAGGCGCTCGTATCGACTCTAATTCCTGTGCTCGTGTTGTTTGCAGTAAGTAAAGAAGCCGCGTTAGCCGCGCTGGCAGGGGGCTGGACAGCTGTTCTCGCCAACCTTTACTTCGCAATACAGGCATTTCGCTTTTCTGGCGCACGCGCGTCGCAAGAAATGGTGCAGGCATTTTATCGGGGTGAGGCCGGCAAATTCGTCATTGTCATGCTGCTGTTCATCGCAGCGTTCAAACTGCTCCCGGGTGTTCGTGAAAGCGCGGCATATTTATTTTCAGCCTTCTTTATAGTGTATGGGATCGCCTGGGTGGCGCCTCTTCTGTTGCGTAAAACATAG
- the atpG gene encoding F0F1 ATP synthase subunit gamma gives MSGAKEIRGKIASVKNTQKITSAMELVAASKMRKAQERMAASKPYAEKIRQVVRHLANSNPEYKHTYMTEREVKRVGVIVVSSDRGLCGGLNINLFKKTIALTKEWKQKGCEVDMALIGTKAVSFFRSVGGNVVATRTGLGDQPSIEDLIGAVKVMLDAFESGKIDRLYLMYNDFVNTMTQVPSSLQLLPLEASKDGDYQHHWDYIYEPEAKEILDYLLVRFVESQVYQGVVENNACEQAARMVAMKSATDNAGNLINDLQLVYNKARQAAITQEISEICGGAAAV, from the coding sequence ATGTCAGGCGCAAAAGAGATACGTGGCAAAATAGCCAGCGTTAAAAACACGCAGAAAATTACCTCCGCAATGGAACTCGTTGCGGCCAGTAAGATGCGTAAAGCGCAGGAACGTATGGCGGCGTCCAAACCCTACGCGGAGAAAATTCGCCAGGTCGTACGTCACCTAGCCAATTCCAACCCGGAATATAAACACACTTATATGACCGAGCGCGAAGTAAAGCGCGTGGGTGTCATCGTTGTGTCTTCCGATCGTGGCCTTTGTGGTGGCTTGAACATTAACCTGTTCAAAAAAACCATCGCTCTTACCAAAGAGTGGAAGCAAAAAGGCTGTGAAGTGGATATGGCACTGATTGGAACCAAAGCAGTCAGCTTTTTCCGATCGGTGGGTGGCAACGTGGTAGCGACTCGCACCGGGTTGGGTGATCAGCCTTCAATCGAAGACTTGATCGGCGCTGTAAAAGTGATGTTGGACGCATTTGAATCCGGCAAGATCGATCGCCTGTATCTGATGTACAACGACTTCGTAAATACCATGACCCAAGTGCCTTCATCTTTACAGTTGCTGCCTTTGGAAGCATCGAAAGATGGCGACTACCAACACCATTGGGATTACATATACGAGCCTGAAGCCAAAGAGATTTTGGATTATCTTTTGGTGCGCTTCGTAGAATCCCAGGTATATCAGGGTGTGGTTGAAAACAACGCCTGTGAACAGGCAGCGCGAATGGTCGCCATGAAGTCTGCTACCGATAACGCGGGCAACCTGATTAACGATCTGCAGTTGGTTTACAACAAAGCGCGTCAGGCAGCGATCACCCAAGAGATTTCAGAAATCTGCGGTGGCGCGGCAGCGGTATAA
- the atpE gene encoding F0F1 ATP synthase subunit C — protein sequence METASALVLIAAGLVIGLGALGTAIGFGLLGGRLLEGTARQPEMAPMLQGKMFLMAGLLDAVPMIGVGIGMYMIFVLA from the coding sequence ATGGAAACTGCATCTGCACTTGTATTGATCGCCGCTGGTTTGGTAATCGGTCTGGGCGCGTTGGGTACTGCGATTGGCTTCGGTCTGCTGGGCGGCCGTCTGTTGGAAGGTACTGCTCGTCAACCAGAAATGGCTCCCATGCTGCAAGGTAAAATGTTCCTGATGGCGGGTCTGTTGGACGCGGTTCCAATGATCGGTGTTGGTATCGGCATGTACATGATCTTCGTATTGGCCTAA
- a CDS encoding F0F1 ATP synthase subunit epsilon, with product MAITVHCDIVSAEKSIFSGLVEMVVAHGTLGDLGIAPGHAPLLTQLSPGPIRVIKQNGEEEVYYVSGGMLEVQPKVVTILADTAQRADDVDEAAAQQAIEDARRALANQSSEINYSAAAAMLAEAAAQLRTIQALKKKMGK from the coding sequence ATGGCGATAACCGTACACTGTGATATCGTTTCTGCCGAGAAATCCATATTCTCTGGTTTGGTGGAAATGGTTGTCGCTCACGGCACACTGGGTGACCTGGGTATTGCTCCGGGTCACGCTCCCTTGTTGACACAATTGAGCCCTGGCCCGATTCGTGTCATCAAGCAAAACGGTGAAGAAGAAGTGTACTACGTGTCTGGTGGTATGCTGGAAGTGCAGCCCAAAGTGGTTACCATTCTGGCAGATACCGCCCAGCGCGCTGATGACGTGGATGAAGCAGCAGCCCAACAGGCTATTGAAGATGCCCGTCGAGCGTTGGCGAACCAGTCTTCCGAAATCAACTACTCTGCTGCGGCAGCGATGTTGGCGGAAGCGGCAGCGCAACTGCGTACGATACAGGCCCTGAAGAAGAAAATGGGCAAATAA
- the atpB gene encoding F0F1 ATP synthase subunit A has product MAGGDSSEYIKHHLTNLVYGQHPDGSWGIAHSAAEAAEMGFWKFHVDSLGWSIGLGVLFLALFGMAAKRATTDVPTGFQNFIEILVDFVDTQVKENFHGRNAMIAPMGLTIFCWVFLMNLMDLVPVDWLPALFNLFGVHYMKIVPSTDPNITLGMSFSVFFLIIFYSIKVKGIGGFAGELTLHPFSSSNMFVKIILIPINLFLETVNLLAKPISLGLRLFGNMYAGEMIFILIALMFNAGLIMAAFGGVLQLGWAIFHILVITLQAFLFMVLTIVYLSTAHEDH; this is encoded by the coding sequence ATGGCAGGCGGAGATTCTTCAGAATACATCAAGCACCATTTGACCAACTTGGTATATGGTCAACACCCTGACGGTAGCTGGGGTATCGCCCACAGTGCAGCGGAAGCGGCGGAAATGGGCTTCTGGAAATTTCACGTAGACTCGCTGGGCTGGTCTATCGGCTTGGGTGTACTGTTCCTGGCACTTTTTGGAATGGCCGCTAAGCGTGCGACCACTGACGTACCTACCGGATTCCAAAATTTTATCGAAATCCTGGTGGATTTCGTTGATACCCAGGTGAAAGAGAACTTCCACGGTCGTAACGCCATGATTGCGCCGATGGGTCTTACTATTTTCTGTTGGGTATTTCTCATGAACTTGATGGACTTGGTGCCAGTCGATTGGCTGCCAGCCCTGTTCAATCTGTTCGGTGTTCATTATATGAAGATCGTACCGTCTACCGACCCCAACATCACCTTGGGCATGTCGTTCTCGGTATTCTTCCTGATTATTTTCTATAGCATCAAAGTGAAAGGCATTGGCGGCTTTGCAGGTGAATTAACCCTGCACCCTTTCAGCAGCAGCAATATGTTTGTGAAAATCATACTGATCCCGATTAACCTGTTCTTGGAAACCGTAAACCTGCTGGCCAAGCCCATCTCTCTGGGCCTGCGATTGTTCGGAAACATGTATGCAGGTGAAATGATCTTCATTCTTATTGCTCTGATGTTCAATGCTGGCTTGATCATGGCTGCGTTCGGTGGCGTACTGCAACTGGGCTGGGCGATCTTCCACATACTGGTAATCACCTTGCAGGCCTTCCTGTTCATGGTGCTCACCATTGTGTACTTGAGCACTGCGCACGAAGATCATTAA
- a CDS encoding F0F1 ATP synthase subunit B, with the protein MDINATILGQSIAFAVFVFFCMKFVWPPLINAMRERSEKIAHGLQAADQAEQDLELAKEKAADTLREAKQQAAALIEQANKRANQLVEEAKDQARAEGERLKAAAQAEVEQELNRAKESLRGQVAVLSIAGAEKILGTAVDQGAHNAMLEQLASEL; encoded by the coding sequence ATGGATATTAACGCCACCATCCTAGGACAATCTATCGCCTTTGCCGTATTCGTTTTTTTCTGTATGAAGTTCGTATGGCCACCGTTGATCAACGCCATGCGGGAACGTTCAGAGAAAATAGCACACGGTTTACAGGCGGCAGACCAGGCAGAGCAAGATCTTGAATTGGCTAAAGAGAAAGCCGCAGATACCTTGCGCGAAGCCAAGCAGCAAGCTGCTGCGCTGATTGAGCAGGCTAACAAGCGTGCCAACCAGTTGGTTGAAGAAGCAAAAGATCAGGCCCGCGCCGAAGGCGAGCGTCTGAAAGCGGCTGCACAGGCCGAAGTAGAACAGGAATTGAACCGCGCTAAAGAATCATTGCGTGGCCAGGTTGCGGTTCTGTCTATCGCCGGTGCGGAAAAAATTCTTGGCACAGCAGTAGATCAAGGCGCTCACAACGCAATGCTTGAGCAACTTGCATCAGAACTGTAA
- the atpD gene encoding F0F1 ATP synthase subunit beta — MSSGRIVQIIGAVIDVEFPRDSVPNVYDALNVENAPTVLEVQQQLGDGIVRTIAMGSTEGLKRGLGVNSTGAPINVPVGIETLGRIMDVLGNPIDECGPIGEQQRASIHRKPPTYAEQSNSTDLLETGIKVIDLICPFAKGGKVGLFGGAGVGKTVNMMELINNIATEHSGLSVFAGVGERTREGNDFYHEMQEAGVVNVEQFDKSKVAMVYGQMNEPPGNRLRVALTGLTMAEKFRDDGRDVLLFVDNIYRYTLAGTEVSALLGRMPSAVGYQPTLAEEMGVLQERITSTKTGSITSIQAVYVPADDLTDPSPATTFSHLDSTVVLSRDIAAKGIYPAVDPLDSTSRQLDPLVIGTEHYEVARGVQTNLQRYKELKDIIAILGMDELSEDDKLVVSRARKIERFLSQPFHVAEVFTGSPGKYVSLKDTIRGFKMILDGELDHLPEQAFYMVGSIEEAIEKGAKA; from the coding sequence ATGAGTAGCGGACGTATCGTACAAATCATCGGCGCGGTAATAGACGTAGAATTCCCGCGCGATTCTGTACCAAACGTGTACGACGCACTGAACGTGGAGAACGCTCCGACCGTTCTTGAAGTTCAGCAACAGTTGGGTGACGGTATCGTTCGTACCATCGCCATGGGTTCCACTGAAGGTTTGAAACGTGGCTTAGGTGTTAACAGCACTGGCGCACCGATCAACGTACCAGTTGGTATCGAAACCCTGGGCCGTATTATGGACGTTCTGGGTAACCCCATCGACGAATGCGGACCTATCGGCGAACAGCAGCGTGCATCTATTCACCGTAAGCCGCCTACTTATGCAGAACAATCCAACTCAACGGATCTGTTGGAAACCGGTATCAAAGTTATCGACCTGATCTGCCCATTCGCCAAAGGTGGTAAAGTTGGTCTGTTCGGTGGTGCGGGTGTTGGTAAAACCGTAAACATGATGGAGCTGATCAACAACATCGCAACCGAGCACAGCGGTCTGTCCGTATTCGCTGGTGTTGGTGAGCGTACTCGTGAGGGTAACGACTTCTACCACGAAATGCAGGAAGCAGGCGTTGTAAACGTTGAGCAGTTCGACAAGTCGAAAGTAGCGATGGTTTACGGTCAGATGAACGAGCCACCTGGTAACCGTCTGCGTGTTGCACTGACTGGTTTGACCATGGCTGAAAAATTCCGTGATGACGGTCGTGACGTTCTGTTGTTCGTAGACAACATCTACCGTTACACACTGGCCGGAACCGAAGTATCTGCACTGTTGGGTCGTATGCCTTCAGCGGTAGGTTACCAGCCAACTCTGGCAGAAGAGATGGGTGTTCTGCAAGAACGTATCACTTCTACCAAGACAGGTTCTATCACGTCTATCCAGGCCGTATACGTACCTGCGGATGACTTGACTGATCCATCGCCAGCCACCACGTTCTCGCACCTTGACTCAACGGTAGTACTGAGCCGTGATATCGCCGCCAAGGGTATCTACCCTGCGGTAGATCCACTGGACTCCACCTCCCGTCAGCTGGATCCTCTGGTAATCGGCACCGAGCACTATGAAGTTGCCCGTGGCGTGCAGACTAACCTGCAGCGTTACAAAGAACTGAAAGACATCATCGCCATCCTGGGTATGGATGAGTTGTCTGAAGATGACAAACTGGTGGTATCGCGCGCTCGTAAGATCGAACGATTCCTGTCACAGCCTTTCCACGTTGCGGAAGTATTCACTGGTTCGCCCGGTAAATACGTATCCTTGAAGGATACAATCCGTGGCTTCAAGATGATTCTTGACGGTGAGCTTGACCATCTGCCTGAGCAGGCTTTCTACATGGTTGGTTCCATCGAAGAAGCTATCGAGAAAGGCGCTAAAGCTTAA
- the glmU gene encoding bifunctional UDP-N-acetylglucosamine diphosphorylase/glucosamine-1-phosphate N-acetyltransferase GlmU: MDLNVVILAAGKGTRMKSRLPKVLQPLAKKPMLAHVLETSFKLEAHKVIVVYGHGGDSVKSEISRYFPDAPIEWVEQAEQLGTGHAVKQAMTLLETNTRTLILYGDVPLISESTLSRFLNEVQPGECGVLTVKLNDPTGYGRIVRDHAGVVREIVEEKDAGKEIRKIEEVNTGIMMADSIDLQQWLPTIENKNAQGEYYLTDLVRISNDHDVPVIGCRVKDPIEVEGVNDKKQLARLERMLQKHLAERLLVQGATLADPARVDIRGEVNIGQDCFIDINAVFEGNNTLGNNVKIGPNCVIENSVIGDNTIIKANSVLENAILGEHCDVGPFARLRPGTELANGAKIGNFVETKNIKMGAGSKANHLTYLGDSEIGTDVNIGAGTITCNYDGANKHKTKIGDGAFIGSNSSLVAPVEIGKGATIGAGSTISKDAKEQTLTVTRAKQVSIDGWKRPEKKPK; this comes from the coding sequence ATGGATCTAAACGTTGTCATCCTTGCTGCAGGCAAAGGCACGCGCATGAAGTCGCGCTTACCTAAAGTGCTGCAACCTTTGGCTAAAAAGCCCATGCTTGCTCATGTGCTCGAGACCAGCTTTAAGCTGGAGGCCCATAAAGTGATCGTAGTGTATGGTCACGGCGGCGACAGCGTGAAATCCGAGATCAGCCGTTACTTTCCCGATGCGCCTATAGAATGGGTTGAGCAGGCTGAACAACTGGGCACTGGGCATGCGGTCAAGCAAGCAATGACTCTGTTGGAAACCAACACGCGGACGCTGATTCTATATGGTGATGTACCCCTGATATCAGAATCAACCCTGAGCCGCTTTCTGAACGAAGTTCAGCCAGGCGAATGCGGAGTGCTGACAGTCAAGTTGAACGACCCTACCGGGTATGGCCGTATTGTGCGGGACCATGCTGGTGTGGTGAGAGAAATTGTTGAAGAGAAGGACGCCGGTAAGGAAATTCGAAAAATCGAAGAAGTGAATACCGGCATAATGATGGCGGACTCCATAGACTTACAGCAGTGGTTGCCCACCATAGAAAATAAAAATGCGCAGGGTGAATATTACTTAACCGATCTTGTGCGTATTTCCAATGATCATGACGTGCCGGTTATTGGTTGTCGTGTTAAAGACCCAATCGAAGTCGAAGGGGTGAACGATAAAAAGCAACTGGCACGATTGGAGCGCATGTTGCAAAAACACCTGGCTGAGCGCTTATTAGTGCAGGGCGCGACACTGGCAGATCCTGCCCGAGTTGATATCCGTGGTGAAGTTAACATCGGTCAGGACTGCTTTATAGACATTAATGCAGTTTTCGAAGGCAACAATACACTGGGAAATAATGTAAAGATTGGCCCAAACTGTGTCATCGAAAACTCGGTTATCGGTGATAACACCATTATCAAAGCCAACAGTGTGTTGGAAAACGCGATACTGGGTGAGCATTGTGATGTGGGTCCGTTTGCCCGCCTGCGACCCGGCACCGAGTTGGCCAACGGTGCGAAAATCGGTAACTTTGTAGAAACGAAAAACATAAAGATGGGTGCAGGCTCAAAAGCCAATCACTTAACCTATTTGGGTGACAGTGAAATCGGAACCGATGTTAATATTGGCGCAGGCACCATTACCTGTAATTACGATGGTGCTAACAAGCATAAAACCAAAATCGGGGACGGCGCATTCATTGGCTCTAACAGCTCACTGGTGGCACCGGTTGAAATTGGGAAAGGTGCAACCATCGGGGCCGGTTCAACCATCAGTAAAGATGCAAAAGAACAGACATTAACCGTAACCCGCGCTAAGCAGGTCAGCATCGACGGTTGGAAGCGTCCTGAGAAAAAGCCCAAATAA
- the atpA gene encoding F0F1 ATP synthase subunit alpha has product MQQLNPSEISELIKQRIANLDTTSEARTEGTIVSVSDGIVRIHGLADVMYGEMVEFENGIFGMALNLEQDSVGAVVLGDYLGLAEGQKAKCTGKVLEVPVGRELLGRVVDALGNPIDGKGPLGTTETDVVEKVAPGVIARKSVDQPVQTGLKSIDSMTPVGRGQRELIIGDRQIGKTAIAIDTIINQKDSGIKCVYVAIGQKQSSIANVVRKLEEHGAMENTIVVAAAAADPAAMLFLAAFTGCTMGEYFRDRGEDALIVYDDLTKQAWAYRQISLLLRRPPGREAYPGDVFYLHSRLLERSARVSADYVEKFTNGEVKGQTGSLTALPIIETQAGDVSAFVPTNVISITDGQIFVETNLFNSGIRPAMNAGISVSRVGGAAQTKIIKKLGGGIRLALAQYRELAAFAQFASDLDEATRKQLEHGTRVTELMKQKQYAPLSVAEMGLILFVANEGYLEDIEVPKILDFEAALLSYANSEASALIAKVNEKGDWNSDIESEYKALVEKFKSTQTW; this is encoded by the coding sequence ATGCAGCAACTCAACCCTTCAGAAATAAGCGAGCTGATCAAACAGCGCATCGCGAATCTGGATACAACATCCGAAGCGCGCACCGAAGGTACTATCGTTAGTGTATCTGACGGTATCGTGCGTATTCATGGTCTGGCCGACGTAATGTACGGTGAGATGGTTGAATTTGAAAATGGCATTTTCGGTATGGCTCTTAACCTGGAGCAGGATTCCGTAGGTGCAGTAGTACTAGGTGATTACCTGGGTCTGGCTGAAGGCCAGAAAGCAAAATGTACCGGTAAAGTATTGGAAGTGCCTGTAGGGCGCGAACTGCTGGGCCGCGTTGTTGACGCTCTGGGTAATCCAATTGACGGTAAAGGTCCTCTGGGCACTACCGAAACTGATGTTGTGGAAAAGGTTGCACCAGGTGTAATCGCACGTAAATCGGTAGATCAGCCAGTTCAGACTGGTTTGAAGTCGATTGACTCCATGACACCTGTAGGTCGTGGTCAGCGTGAGCTGATCATCGGTGACCGTCAGATCGGTAAAACGGCCATCGCCATCGACACCATCATCAACCAGAAAGATTCTGGTATTAAATGTGTGTACGTGGCCATCGGTCAGAAGCAGTCTTCTATTGCTAACGTAGTACGTAAGCTGGAAGAGCACGGCGCCATGGAAAACACCATCGTGGTAGCAGCGGCAGCCGCCGATCCTGCAGCCATGCTGTTCTTGGCAGCCTTTACCGGTTGCACCATGGGCGAATATTTCCGTGATCGCGGCGAAGACGCACTGATCGTATATGATGATTTGACCAAACAAGCTTGGGCTTATCGTCAGATCTCCTTGCTGCTGCGTCGTCCTCCGGGTCGTGAAGCTTATCCTGGTGACGTATTCTATCTGCACTCCCGCCTGCTGGAACGTTCTGCTCGCGTTAGCGCTGACTATGTAGAAAAGTTCACCAACGGTGAAGTGAAAGGTCAAACTGGTTCGTTGACGGCTCTGCCCATCATCGAAACTCAGGCTGGCGACGTATCCGCATTCGTACCGACCAACGTAATCTCCATCACCGATGGTCAGATCTTCGTTGAAACCAACCTGTTCAACTCCGGTATTCGTCCGGCGATGAACGCAGGTATCTCGGTTTCTCGTGTAGGTGGTGCAGCACAGACCAAAATCATCAAAAAGCTGGGTGGTGGTATTCGTCTGGCACTGGCTCAGTATCGCGAACTGGCAGCATTTGCTCAGTTTGCTTCTGACCTTGATGAAGCGACACGTAAGCAGTTGGAACACGGTACTCGTGTTACCGAGCTGATGAAACAGAAGCAATACGCGCCTCTGTCCGTTGCTGAGATGGGTCTGATTCTGTTTGTAGCCAACGAAGGCTATCTGGAAGATATTGAAGTACCCAAGATTCTGGATTTCGAAGCAGCACTGCTGTCTTACGCAAATTCTGAAGCCTCCGCATTGATTGCTAAAGTCAATGAGAAGGGCGATTGGAACAGCGACATCGAAAGCGAGTACAAAGCACTCGTTGAGAAGTTCAAGTCCACTCAGACTTGGTAA